A stretch of the Deltaproteobacteria bacterium genome encodes the following:
- a CDS encoding class I SAM-dependent methyltransferase, giving the protein MKRASLVVGLVGLVGAVSLGRAAPPAHEMPHRFRDAARWAKVFEGPERDRWQRPDAVLDALKLKGPLRVADLGAGTGYFAVRLARRLPTGTVLALDLEEDMVRYVRQRAAKEGLKNLTAARSTASDPKLPAEGVDLLFICNTYHHLPARTEYFRRLAPRLRQGGRVVVVDFKLGKLPVGPPEHHRVAPPALERELAAAGYRRLSLDTETLAYQYIAVYALK; this is encoded by the coding sequence CCTCGGCCGGGCCGCCCCGCCCGCGCACGAGATGCCCCATCGCTTTCGTGACGCCGCAAGGTGGGCCAAGGTCTTCGAGGGGCCCGAGCGCGACCGGTGGCAGCGGCCGGACGCCGTCCTGGACGCGCTGAAGCTCAAGGGACCGCTCCGCGTCGCGGACCTGGGCGCCGGCACCGGTTACTTCGCGGTGCGCTTGGCCCGCCGGCTGCCGACGGGCACGGTCCTCGCGCTCGATCTGGAAGAGGACATGGTGCGCTACGTGCGCCAGCGCGCCGCGAAGGAGGGCCTGAAGAACCTGACCGCCGCGCGCTCGACCGCCTCGGATCCGAAACTCCCCGCCGAGGGGGTGGATCTCCTCTTCATCTGCAACACCTACCACCACCTGCCGGCGCGCACGGAGTACTTCCGGCGCCTCGCCCCGCGGCTACGCCAGGGGGGCCGCGTCGTGGTCGTGGACTTCAAGCTGGGCAAGCTCCCCGTCGGCCCCCCGGAGCACCATCGCGTCGCGCCCCCGGCCCTCGAGCGCGAGCTCGCGGCGGCGGGCTATCGTCGCCTGAGCCTCGACACCGAGACGCTCGCCTACCAGTACATCGCGGTGTACGCGCTGAAGTGA